Proteins from one Burkholderia oklahomensis C6786 genomic window:
- a CDS encoding PIN domain-containing protein translates to MVLDSNVWIDILVFDDPAARPIRDALETGAITALIDVRCLVELERVLDYPQFKARSVDKAAALATVARLSERVAGPDRGEPRESAATTGAGVDRSLAIASSAGASNSPNPLNASDLPDATDAADAQADRTDSPSPADAAAPSPAADAPPPRPLPKCKDRDDQKFLELAYAARADWLVSKDRALLKLARRTERDFGFRIAQPAPFAASALAADASEPA, encoded by the coding sequence GTGGTGCTCGATTCGAACGTCTGGATCGACATCCTCGTGTTCGACGACCCCGCCGCCCGCCCGATCCGCGATGCCCTAGAAACGGGCGCCATCACGGCGCTCATCGACGTTCGCTGCCTCGTCGAGCTCGAGCGCGTGCTCGACTACCCTCAGTTTAAGGCACGCTCGGTCGACAAGGCCGCTGCGCTCGCAACGGTCGCGCGCCTGTCGGAGCGCGTCGCAGGGCCCGATCGCGGCGAGCCGCGGGAGTCCGCCGCGACGACGGGCGCCGGCGTGGACCGCTCGCTTGCGATCGCATCATCGGCGGGCGCTTCGAATAGCCCGAATCCCTTGAACGCTTCGGACCTTCCGGATGCGACAGACGCGGCAGACGCGCAAGCGGACCGCACGGATTCGCCGTCGCCAGCCGACGCGGCCGCGCCCTCGCCCGCCGCAGACGCGCCGCCGCCGCGCCCGTTGCCGAAGTGCAAGGACCGCGACGATCAGAAATTTCTCGAGCTCGCCTATGCGGCACGCGCCGACTGGCTCGTGTCGAAGGACCGCGCGCTCCTGAAGCTCGCGCGCCGGACCGAGCGCGACTTCGGCTTCAGGATCGCGCAGCCCGCGCCGTTCGCCGCCAGCGCGCTCGCGGCCGACGCCTCCGAGCCGGCGTAA
- a CDS encoding pyridoxal phosphate-dependent aminotransferase encodes MDAPHDMPTTPTLLSRLPDVGTTIFTVMSALAAEKGAVNLGQGFPDFDCDPRIVDAVARAMRDGHNQYPPMTGVAPLREAIAEKIERLYGRRYDAATEITVTAGATQALLTAILCAVHPGDEVIVIEPTYDSYLPSIALAGATPVFVTLDAPDYAIPFDKLAAAITPRTRAILINTPHNPTGTVWREADMRALEDIVRGTNLLIVSDEVYEHMVYDGARHESVARYPELAARSIVVSSFGKTFHVTGWKVGYVAAPTALMAEFRKVHQFNVFTVNTPMQFGLADYLRDPEPYLTLPAFYQKKRDFFRAGLANTRFKLLPCAGTYFQCVDYSAISDLPEAEFAQWLTTEVGVAAIPVSAFYHESHESGVVRFCFAKREETLATALERLARL; translated from the coding sequence ATGGACGCACCGCACGACATGCCCACGACGCCCACCCTCCTCTCCCGCCTGCCCGACGTCGGCACGACGATCTTCACGGTCATGAGCGCGCTCGCCGCGGAAAAAGGCGCGGTCAACCTCGGCCAGGGCTTTCCCGATTTCGATTGCGATCCGCGCATCGTCGACGCGGTCGCGCGCGCGATGCGCGACGGCCACAACCAGTATCCGCCGATGACGGGCGTCGCGCCGCTGCGCGAGGCGATCGCGGAGAAGATCGAGCGGCTCTACGGCCGCCGCTACGACGCCGCGACCGAGATCACCGTGACGGCAGGCGCGACGCAGGCGCTCCTGACCGCGATCCTGTGCGCCGTGCATCCCGGCGACGAGGTGATCGTGATCGAGCCGACTTACGACAGCTATCTGCCGTCGATCGCGCTCGCGGGCGCGACGCCCGTGTTCGTCACGCTCGACGCGCCCGACTACGCGATTCCGTTCGACAAGCTCGCCGCGGCGATCACGCCGAGGACGCGCGCGATCCTGATCAACACGCCGCACAATCCGACGGGCACCGTATGGCGGGAGGCGGACATGCGCGCGCTCGAAGACATCGTGCGCGGCACCAATCTGCTGATCGTGTCCGACGAAGTCTACGAGCACATGGTCTACGACGGCGCGCGGCACGAGAGCGTCGCGCGCTATCCGGAACTCGCGGCGCGCAGCATCGTCGTGTCGAGCTTCGGCAAGACCTTTCACGTGACGGGCTGGAAGGTCGGCTACGTCGCCGCGCCCACCGCGCTGATGGCCGAGTTCCGCAAGGTCCACCAGTTCAACGTGTTCACGGTCAATACGCCGATGCAGTTCGGCCTCGCCGATTACCTGCGCGATCCCGAGCCATATCTGACGCTGCCCGCGTTCTATCAGAAGAAGCGCGACTTCTTCCGCGCCGGGCTCGCGAACACGCGCTTCAAACTGCTGCCGTGCGCGGGCACGTACTTCCAGTGCGTCGATTATTCGGCAATCAGCGATCTGCCCGAAGCGGAATTCGCGCAGTGGCTGACGACCGAGGTCGGCGTCGCGGCGATTCCTGTATCGGCGTTCTATCACGAGTCGCACGAATCGGGCGTCGTGCGTTTCTGCTTCGCGAAGCGCGAAGAGACGCTCGCCACCGCGCTCGAGCGGCTCGCGCGTTTGTAA